One window of Methanospirillum lacunae genomic DNA carries:
- a CDS encoding type II toxin-antitoxin system HicB family antitoxin, translating to MIIPEKHRETEIFFVVEEADEGGYIARSHAFPIYTQADTLDELREMVRDAVLCHFGDKPAPTLIRLHIVRDEVLAV from the coding sequence ATGATAATCCCTGAAAAACACCGGGAAACTGAAATATTCTTTGTTGTGGAAGAGGCCGATGAGGGCGGTTATATTGCCCGATCACATGCATTTCCCATATACACTCAGGCAGATACCCTCGATGAACTCCGGGAGATGGTTCGTGATGCCGTCCTCTGTCACTTTGGAGACAAACCAGCCCCGACCCTAATCAGACTTCATATCGTTAGGGATGAAGTTCTCGCCGTATGA
- a CDS encoding type II toxin-antitoxin system death-on-curing family toxin → MAIVTVDVLLKLHQVAILIYGGTDGILNEGTLYYLTEKTSHCSDPIIKATFLLHGIATMHPFFDGIKRTALMAANTVLGLHGLMITASNEVTVSFVLSVARGEKTENQVGIWIGKNSDMYRSY, encoded by the coding sequence ATGGCGATAGTGACGGTGGATGTCCTTCTAAAGTTGCATCAAGTGGCCATTTTGATATATGGAGGAACTGATGGAATTCTTAATGAAGGGACACTCTACTATCTCACAGAAAAGACATCTCACTGTTCTGATCCAATTATTAAGGCCACATTTTTGCTTCACGGGATAGCAACCATGCACCCATTCTTTGATGGCATTAAGAGGACTGCTCTTATGGCAGCAAACACGGTATTGGGTCTTCATGGTCTCATGATTACAGCTTCTAATGAAGTAACTGTATCATTTGTTCTGTCTGTTGCACGTGGAGAGAAGACAGAAAATCAAGTGGGGATATGGATTGGGAAAAATAGTGATATGTATCGTAGTTATTGA
- a CDS encoding metal-dependent hydrolase, which yields MKLTWLGHSCVLLEGSRTVLIDPFVPDGKISCTPDIVAVTHAHADHLGCALDLGVKTVAMNELAHYLEKKGLEAEPMNIGGTITVDGVEFTMTTAVHSSWIEDAGIGVYGGAAAGFLITMDGVTVYHAGDTALFGDMKLIGRIYNPDIALLPIGGRYTMSPREAMIAADFVGAPVVIPIHYNTSPKIAQDAGEFKRVIERTTDLKVVVLNPGETFESA from the coding sequence ATGAAACTAACCTGGCTCGGGCACTCATGTGTACTCCTTGAGGGGTCACGTACAGTGCTCATCGATCCTTTTGTACCTGACGGAAAGATTTCCTGCACACCAGATATTGTAGCTGTAACCCATGCTCATGCTGATCATCTTGGGTGTGCTCTCGATCTCGGCGTCAAGACAGTAGCCATGAATGAACTCGCTCACTATCTTGAGAAAAAGGGACTTGAGGCTGAACCGATGAATATCGGGGGCACAATTACCGTAGACGGAGTCGAGTTCACAATGACAACTGCTGTTCATTCTTCATGGATTGAGGATGCAGGGATCGGAGTATATGGTGGAGCTGCTGCCGGTTTCCTGATCACCATGGACGGAGTTACTGTTTACCATGCCGGGGACACCGCCCTCTTTGGTGATATGAAACTCATCGGACGGATATATAATCCGGATATCGCCTTGCTTCCTATTGGAGGGCGATATACCATGAGTCCGCGTGAGGCGATGATTGCAGCAGACTTTGTTGGTGCTCCGGTTGTCATTCCGATACACTACAATACCTCTCCAAAAATTGCTCAGGATGCTGGGGAATTTAAACGGGTTATTGAACGGACAACAGACCTGAAGGTTGTAGTATTGAATCCGGGTGAGACATTCGAATCCGCCTGA
- a CDS encoding helix-turn-helix domain-containing protein, producing the protein MPEEIQKKEQLLQLFTNMTGNTQIVEPMKKIHGTLRDSDAVEREIALIMRELLDQGIFKTKLRPIQLAKLICAYHAGKNDTEIARDLGDEKLSKTVARARVRMKLFRELDFKMPFDRFKMEELMTSGKTMKEISEELGISPSTLREYRHVLEAMIDRDMDRYIERIKDVMEDRDLTEQMTTSATKDAFGESIDITEAELIDIT; encoded by the coding sequence ATGCCTGAAGAGATCCAGAAAAAAGAGCAACTTTTACAGTTGTTTACCAATATGACCGGCAACACACAGATTGTGGAGCCGATGAAGAAGATCCACGGCACTCTTCGTGATAGTGACGCAGTTGAGCGGGAGATCGCACTTATTATGCGTGAACTGCTCGATCAGGGTATCTTCAAGACAAAACTGCGTCCCATCCAGCTTGCAAAGCTCATCTGCGCATATCATGCAGGAAAGAATGATACTGAGATAGCCCGTGATCTGGGTGACGAAAAATTGTCTAAGACCGTGGCACGTGCTCGTGTCAGAATGAAACTCTTCCGTGAACTTGATTTCAAGATGCCATTTGACCGGTTCAAGATGGAAGAACTCATGACCTCAGGAAAGACCATGAAGGAGATCAGCGAGGAACTCGGGATCAGTCCTTCAACCCTGCGTGAATACCGCCATGTGCTTGAGGCTATGATTGACCGGGATATGGACAGGTACATCGAGCGGATCAAGGATGTTATGGAAGATCGTGATCTGACTGAACAGATGACAACCAGTGCGACCAAGGATGCTTTCGGTGAATCGATCGATATCACTGAAGCAGAACTGATCGACATCACCTGA
- the glyS gene encoding glycine--tRNA ligase yields MSFAVVSKADKKSQVPENDIYDQVIDLARRRGFVWPSSECYGSVAGFIDYGPLGTLLKRRIENLWRQFYVVSEGYYEIECPTIGQEAIYIASGHVGGFADKMCQCPACEEYLRADHVAEAHNVPDASVLNAAELQKAICGLPCPACGEKLENIEVFAFNLMFQTSIGPGSQRKGYLRPETAQGIFVDFGRLLRFYRDRLPFGTVQIGKSYRNEISPRQGMIRLREFTQAEAEIFVHPEEKNHPNFSRYADYSFPLFSYQQQQAGGEARVYTMKDAVAQGVIANEYVAYYLALTHDLLTTIGVKPEKLRFRQHLPDERAHYAEDCWDAEIRSERFGWVETVGIADRTDYDLNAHAEESGDSFTVYIQFAEPKRERRKVISANMGVLGPQYRGKAKAIADALATVTPGPDGATVTVDGEEYFVPSHLFEISEQDVDVRGTDVRPHVIEPSYGIDRMIYAVLEHSFDEEDVDGEVRKVMRFPFRIAPVQVAVLPLMARDGLDTIAREITHTLHGHEILAEYDDSGAIGRRYRRQDEVGTPLAITVDYDTKEDQTVTLRERDSMKQVRVKITDLPLLISGLIKGQKTFLDISS; encoded by the coding sequence GTGTCATTCGCGGTGGTTTCAAAGGCAGATAAAAAGTCGCAGGTTCCGGAGAACGATATCTATGATCAGGTCATTGATCTTGCCAGGCGACGTGGTTTTGTCTGGCCGTCATCTGAGTGTTATGGATCGGTTGCGGGTTTCATCGATTATGGCCCGCTCGGAACCCTTCTTAAACGACGGATTGAAAACCTGTGGCGCCAGTTCTACGTAGTATCAGAAGGATACTATGAAATTGAGTGCCCGACCATCGGTCAGGAAGCCATCTATATTGCATCAGGTCATGTGGGTGGGTTTGCTGACAAAATGTGTCAGTGCCCGGCTTGTGAAGAATATCTTCGTGCAGACCATGTTGCCGAGGCTCACAATGTTCCTGATGCTTCGGTCCTGAATGCAGCCGAACTCCAGAAGGCGATCTGTGGGCTCCCTTGCCCTGCCTGCGGAGAAAAACTTGAAAACATCGAGGTGTTTGCCTTCAACCTCATGTTCCAGACCTCCATCGGGCCCGGTTCACAGCGGAAAGGCTATCTCCGGCCCGAGACCGCCCAGGGAATTTTCGTAGACTTTGGTCGTCTGCTCCGGTTTTATCGTGATCGCCTTCCCTTTGGAACTGTCCAGATCGGCAAATCATACCGGAATGAGATCTCACCACGCCAGGGTATGATCAGGCTTCGTGAGTTCACCCAGGCAGAGGCCGAGATCTTTGTCCATCCTGAAGAAAAGAACCACCCGAACTTTTCCCGGTATGCTGACTACTCATTCCCTCTCTTCTCATACCAGCAGCAACAGGCAGGTGGAGAAGCCAGGGTTTACACCATGAAAGACGCGGTTGCCCAGGGAGTTATTGCCAATGAGTATGTTGCATACTACCTAGCGCTTACTCATGACCTGCTTACCACCATCGGGGTAAAACCTGAAAAGCTCAGGTTCAGACAACATCTCCCCGACGAACGTGCACATTATGCCGAGGATTGCTGGGATGCTGAAATCCGTTCAGAACGGTTTGGATGGGTTGAGACGGTTGGTATTGCTGACCGTACCGATTATGATCTCAACGCCCATGCCGAAGAGAGTGGCGATTCTTTTACAGTCTATATCCAGTTTGCAGAACCAAAGCGTGAACGTCGCAAAGTCATCTCTGCGAATATGGGTGTGCTTGGTCCTCAGTACAGGGGTAAGGCAAAAGCGATAGCAGATGCCCTTGCAACTGTAACCCCCGGCCCTGACGGTGCAACGGTTACCGTTGACGGGGAAGAATATTTTGTTCCATCTCATCTCTTTGAGATTTCTGAGCAGGATGTGGATGTTCGCGGGACAGATGTCAGACCGCATGTGATTGAACCAAGTTACGGGATTGATAGGATGATCTATGCAGTCCTTGAACACTCCTTTGATGAAGAGGACGTAGATGGAGAAGTCAGAAAGGTGATGCGGTTCCCGTTCAGAATCGCTCCGGTTCAGGTAGCGGTTCTCCCCCTCATGGCTCGTGACGGGCTTGACACAATAGCACGTGAGATCACCCACACATTGCATGGTCATGAGATATTGGCAGAGTATGATGACTCCGGTGCAATCGGCAGACGATACCGCAGACAGGATGAAGTGGGAACTCCTCTGGCAATCACCGTTGATTATGATACCAAAGAGGATCAGACTGTGACCCTTCGTGAGCGTGACAGTATGAAACAGGTACGGGTAAAGATTACTGATCTCCCACTGCTCATATCCGGTCTCATCAAGGGTCAGAAGACCTTTTTAGATATTTCATCCTGA